A single genomic interval of Antechinus flavipes isolate AdamAnt ecotype Samford, QLD, Australia chromosome 1, AdamAnt_v2, whole genome shotgun sequence harbors:
- the CCDC154 gene encoding coiled-coil domain-containing protein 154 isoform X3, with protein sequence MSNSVTLGDLGQLLEDGLRISEPLILDEISDSSEYSLRGSSKFTVEQDSPKRWKQLEQWVADLQAEVVCLRGQKERSDQAVLSLLRELLQIRARIQVQDSELELIRDEVKQLTRIPEKEACEPSSATGQSHMELMEKRLVEVRDALTQVRRKQALQETEKKNFETELTLRLDKLNGDLKEEAEGRETACSTLLQSQEESACRTSRDIAGIQAQALQLGEEMSLKFLKREAKLCGHLQKNFMAIEKKMKVSENTRLKSEKNLWEELEVKWQKIQVLNEDHFRSLKHQQEQEESRLLDQCRALDNAVIQLTEFVRENQTSLNRVLQAEQKNREAQEQYEKESVEKFTMKLQNDISAVRESFDNAHREARSELEKIQEKSQVLEESIGRLVREVRDLSDHFVALSWKFDLQEQTLNLKMSEARKECSEEEKKALEKFIQWQNETIVHLKELQEKVESFLKQIGDVNDRCLLHRNDSDQKIITESRTRLMEDLRNADLEKMSPLHQYRTVSSLQSTIPVLHQRKNEMRIVKQELAVVLSALQLLKEDNPNRKIAEIQGKLTTSQIMKMENNIQDNKTIQNLKFNTETKLRVEEIAHLRENVMKLWSEEGPWTLTLGSKRMLMSLVRQRFFIKDVGPDEVTQINRWGIYQAVRWLKWKTLLLKLLAKGRPRKVFHLRGPSGEAYRSGTYSLI encoded by the exons ATGAGCAACTCAGTCACTCTAGGGGACCTGGGGCAGCTCCTCGAAGATGGTCTGAGGATTTCAGAACCTCTGATTCTAGATGAGATCTCTGATAGTTCTGAGTATAGCCTCAGAGGGTCTTCTAAATTCACCGTTGAACAAGACTCTCCTAAACGCTGGAAGCAATTAGAACAGTG GGTGGCAGATCTGCAAGCTGAAGTGGTTTGCCTTCGAGGGCAAAAGGAGCGTTCAGATCAAGCTGTTCTGAGTTTGTTGAGGGAGCTGCTCCAGATCCGGGCTCGGATACAGGTGCAAGACTCTGAGCTGGAGCTGATCCGTGATGAAGTGAAGCAGCTTACCAGAATACCAGAGAAGGAAGCCTGTGAG CCTTCCAGTGCTACAGGTCAGAGTCACATGGAGTTGATGGAGAAAAG GTTGGTGGAGGTCCGAGATGCCCTAACCCAAGTTAGGCGGAAACAGGCTCTccaggaaacagaaaagaagaacTTTGAGACAGAACTAACCCTCAG GTTGGATAAGCTGAATGGGGACCTAAAAGAAGAAGCTGAGGGGCGGGAAACAGCCTGCAGTACTCTGCTGCAGAGCCAAGAAGAGAGTGCCTGCCGAACTAGTCGGGATATTGCTGGGATACAG GCTCAGGCACTTCAGCTTGGAGAGGAGATGAGTCTCAAATTCCTGAAAAGAGAAGCCAAGCTTTGTGGCCACCTTCAGAAAAACTTCATGGCCATTGAGAAG AAAATGAAAGTTTCTGAGAATACAAGACTCAAATCTGAGAAGAACCTCTGGGAAGAACTGGAGGTGAAATGGCAGAAAATCCAGGTGCTAAATGAAGACCATTTCCGAAGCCTGAAGCATCAGCAAGAG CAGGAAGAGTCTCGTCTCTTAGACCAGTGTCGAGCCCTGGACAATGCAGTCATCCAGTTAACTGAGTTTGTGAGAGAGAACCAGACATCACTCAATAGGGTCCTGCAGGCAGAGCAGAAGAACAG AGAAGCTCAGGAGCAGTATGAGAAGGAGAGTGTGGAGAAGTTTACCATGAAACTGCAGAATGACATTTCAGCTGTCAGGGAGTCTTTTGACAATGCACATCGGGAAGCTCgcagtgaactggaaaag ATCCAAGAAAAGAGTCAGGTCTTGGAAGAGTCCATTGGTCGGTTGGTCAGGGAAGTCAGAGACTTAAGTGACCATTTTGTTGCTTTGAGCTGGAAATTTGACCTTCAGGAACAGACCTTGAACCTGAAAATGTCTGAG GCAAGGAAGGAGTGTtcggaagaggagaaaaaagcacTAGAGAAATTCATTCAGTGGCAGAACGAAACCATAGTGCATCTTAAGGAATTACAAGAGAAAGTAGAAAGCTTCCTTAAGCAG ATAGGAGATGTGAATGACAGGTGTCTCCTCCACAGAAATGACTCTGATCAGAAAATAATCACTGAGAGCAGAACCCG ACTAATGGAGGATCTGAGAAATGCTGACCTGGAAAAGATGAGTCCCCTGCATCAATACAGGACTGTTTCCTCTCTCCAGTCAACCATCCCTGTTCTCCATCAAAG GAAAAATGAGATGAGGATAGTGAAGCAGGAATTGGCAGTAGTGCTTTCTGCCCTGCAGCTGCTCAAGGAGGACAACCCTAACAGGAAGATAGCGGAAATACAGGGCAAGCTGACTACG AGTCAGATAATGAAGATGGAAAACAACATACAAGACAACAAGACCATACAGAACCTGAAATTTAACACTGAAACCAAACTG AGGGTAGAAGAGATTGCTCACCTCCGGGAGAATGTGATGAAGCTATGGAGTGAGGAAGGACCCTGGACCCTGACGCTTGGTAGCAAAAGAATGCTCATGTCCCTTGTGAGACAACGATTTTTTATCAAGGATGTGGGCCCTGACGAGGTCACCCAGATAAACAGATGGGGCATTTATCAGGCAGTGAG GTGGCTGAAATGGAAAACACTTTTACTCAAGCTTTTAGCTAAGGGAAGGCCAAGGAAAGTCTTTCATCTCAGGGGTCCTAGTGGAGAAGCCTACAGATCTGGAACCTATTCATTGATCTGA
- the CCDC154 gene encoding coiled-coil domain-containing protein 154 isoform X2: protein MSNSVTLGDLGQLLEDGLRISEPLILDEISDSSEYSLRGSSKFTVEQDSPKRWKQLEQWVADLQAEVVCLRGQKERSDQAVLSLLRELLQIRARIQVQDSELELIRDEVKQLTRIPEKEACEPSSATGQSHMELMEKRLVEVRDALTQVRRKQALQETEKKNFETELTLRLDKLNGDLKEEAEGRETACSTLLQSQEESACRTSRDIAGIQAQALQLGEEMSLKFLKREAKLCGHLQKNFMAIEKKMKVSENTRLKSEKNLWEELEVKWQKIQVLNEDHFRSLKHQQEEESRLLDQCRALDNAVIQLTEFVRENQTSLNRVLQAEQKNREAQEQYEKESVEKFTMKLQNDISAVRESFDNAHREARSELEKIQEKSQVLEESIGRLVREVRDLSDHFVALSWKFDLQEQTLNLKMSEARKECSEEEKKALEKFIQWQNETIVHLKELQEKVESFLKQIGDVNDRCLLHRNDSDQKIITESRTRLMEDLRNADLEKMSPLHQYRTVSSLQSTIPVLHQRKNEMRIVKQELAVVLSALQLLKEDNPNRKIAEIQGKLTTFQSQIMKMENNIQDNKTIQNLKFNTETKLRVEEIAHLRENVMKLWSEEGPWTLTLGSKRMLMSLVRQRFFIKDVGPDEVTQINRWGIYQAVRWLKWKTLLLKLLAKGRPRKVFHLRGPSGEAYRSGTYSLI from the exons ATGAGCAACTCAGTCACTCTAGGGGACCTGGGGCAGCTCCTCGAAGATGGTCTGAGGATTTCAGAACCTCTGATTCTAGATGAGATCTCTGATAGTTCTGAGTATAGCCTCAGAGGGTCTTCTAAATTCACCGTTGAACAAGACTCTCCTAAACGCTGGAAGCAATTAGAACAGTG GGTGGCAGATCTGCAAGCTGAAGTGGTTTGCCTTCGAGGGCAAAAGGAGCGTTCAGATCAAGCTGTTCTGAGTTTGTTGAGGGAGCTGCTCCAGATCCGGGCTCGGATACAGGTGCAAGACTCTGAGCTGGAGCTGATCCGTGATGAAGTGAAGCAGCTTACCAGAATACCAGAGAAGGAAGCCTGTGAG CCTTCCAGTGCTACAGGTCAGAGTCACATGGAGTTGATGGAGAAAAG GTTGGTGGAGGTCCGAGATGCCCTAACCCAAGTTAGGCGGAAACAGGCTCTccaggaaacagaaaagaagaacTTTGAGACAGAACTAACCCTCAG GTTGGATAAGCTGAATGGGGACCTAAAAGAAGAAGCTGAGGGGCGGGAAACAGCCTGCAGTACTCTGCTGCAGAGCCAAGAAGAGAGTGCCTGCCGAACTAGTCGGGATATTGCTGGGATACAG GCTCAGGCACTTCAGCTTGGAGAGGAGATGAGTCTCAAATTCCTGAAAAGAGAAGCCAAGCTTTGTGGCCACCTTCAGAAAAACTTCATGGCCATTGAGAAG AAAATGAAAGTTTCTGAGAATACAAGACTCAAATCTGAGAAGAACCTCTGGGAAGAACTGGAGGTGAAATGGCAGAAAATCCAGGTGCTAAATGAAGACCATTTCCGAAGCCTGAAGCATCAGCAAGAG GAAGAGTCTCGTCTCTTAGACCAGTGTCGAGCCCTGGACAATGCAGTCATCCAGTTAACTGAGTTTGTGAGAGAGAACCAGACATCACTCAATAGGGTCCTGCAGGCAGAGCAGAAGAACAG AGAAGCTCAGGAGCAGTATGAGAAGGAGAGTGTGGAGAAGTTTACCATGAAACTGCAGAATGACATTTCAGCTGTCAGGGAGTCTTTTGACAATGCACATCGGGAAGCTCgcagtgaactggaaaag ATCCAAGAAAAGAGTCAGGTCTTGGAAGAGTCCATTGGTCGGTTGGTCAGGGAAGTCAGAGACTTAAGTGACCATTTTGTTGCTTTGAGCTGGAAATTTGACCTTCAGGAACAGACCTTGAACCTGAAAATGTCTGAG GCAAGGAAGGAGTGTtcggaagaggagaaaaaagcacTAGAGAAATTCATTCAGTGGCAGAACGAAACCATAGTGCATCTTAAGGAATTACAAGAGAAAGTAGAAAGCTTCCTTAAGCAG ATAGGAGATGTGAATGACAGGTGTCTCCTCCACAGAAATGACTCTGATCAGAAAATAATCACTGAGAGCAGAACCCG ACTAATGGAGGATCTGAGAAATGCTGACCTGGAAAAGATGAGTCCCCTGCATCAATACAGGACTGTTTCCTCTCTCCAGTCAACCATCCCTGTTCTCCATCAAAG GAAAAATGAGATGAGGATAGTGAAGCAGGAATTGGCAGTAGTGCTTTCTGCCCTGCAGCTGCTCAAGGAGGACAACCCTAACAGGAAGATAGCGGAAATACAGGGCAAGCTGACTACG TTTCAGAGTCAGATAATGAAGATGGAAAACAACATACAAGACAACAAGACCATACAGAACCTGAAATTTAACACTGAAACCAAACTG AGGGTAGAAGAGATTGCTCACCTCCGGGAGAATGTGATGAAGCTATGGAGTGAGGAAGGACCCTGGACCCTGACGCTTGGTAGCAAAAGAATGCTCATGTCCCTTGTGAGACAACGATTTTTTATCAAGGATGTGGGCCCTGACGAGGTCACCCAGATAAACAGATGGGGCATTTATCAGGCAGTGAG GTGGCTGAAATGGAAAACACTTTTACTCAAGCTTTTAGCTAAGGGAAGGCCAAGGAAAGTCTTTCATCTCAGGGGTCCTAGTGGAGAAGCCTACAGATCTGGAACCTATTCATTGATCTGA
- the CCDC154 gene encoding coiled-coil domain-containing protein 154 isoform X4 — translation MSNSVTLGDLGQLLEDGLRISEPLILDEISDSSEYSLRGSSKFTVEQDSPKRWKQLEQWVADLQAEVVCLRGQKERSDQAVLSLLRELLQIRARIQVQDSELELIRDEVKQLTRIPEKEACEPSSATGQSHMELMEKRLVEVRDALTQVRRKQALQETEKKNFETELTLRLDKLNGDLKEEAEGRETACSTLLQSQEESACRTSRDIAGIQKMKVSENTRLKSEKNLWEELEVKWQKIQVLNEDHFRSLKHQQEQEESRLLDQCRALDNAVIQLTEFVRENQTSLNRVLQAEQKNREAQEQYEKESVEKFTMKLQNDISAVRESFDNAHREARSELEKIQEKSQVLEESIGRLVREVRDLSDHFVALSWKFDLQEQTLNLKMSEARKECSEEEKKALEKFIQWQNETIVHLKELQEKVESFLKQIGDVNDRCLLHRNDSDQKIITESRTRLMEDLRNADLEKMSPLHQYRTVSSLQSTIPVLHQRKNEMRIVKQELAVVLSALQLLKEDNPNRKIAEIQGKLTTFQSQIMKMENNIQDNKTIQNLKFNTETKLRVEEIAHLRENVMKLWSEEGPWTLTLGSKRMLMSLVRQRFFIKDVGPDEVTQINRWGIYQAVRWLKWKTLLLKLLAKGRPRKVFHLRGPSGEAYRSGTYSLI, via the exons ATGAGCAACTCAGTCACTCTAGGGGACCTGGGGCAGCTCCTCGAAGATGGTCTGAGGATTTCAGAACCTCTGATTCTAGATGAGATCTCTGATAGTTCTGAGTATAGCCTCAGAGGGTCTTCTAAATTCACCGTTGAACAAGACTCTCCTAAACGCTGGAAGCAATTAGAACAGTG GGTGGCAGATCTGCAAGCTGAAGTGGTTTGCCTTCGAGGGCAAAAGGAGCGTTCAGATCAAGCTGTTCTGAGTTTGTTGAGGGAGCTGCTCCAGATCCGGGCTCGGATACAGGTGCAAGACTCTGAGCTGGAGCTGATCCGTGATGAAGTGAAGCAGCTTACCAGAATACCAGAGAAGGAAGCCTGTGAG CCTTCCAGTGCTACAGGTCAGAGTCACATGGAGTTGATGGAGAAAAG GTTGGTGGAGGTCCGAGATGCCCTAACCCAAGTTAGGCGGAAACAGGCTCTccaggaaacagaaaagaagaacTTTGAGACAGAACTAACCCTCAG GTTGGATAAGCTGAATGGGGACCTAAAAGAAGAAGCTGAGGGGCGGGAAACAGCCTGCAGTACTCTGCTGCAGAGCCAAGAAGAGAGTGCCTGCCGAACTAGTCGGGATATTGCTGGGATACAG AAAATGAAAGTTTCTGAGAATACAAGACTCAAATCTGAGAAGAACCTCTGGGAAGAACTGGAGGTGAAATGGCAGAAAATCCAGGTGCTAAATGAAGACCATTTCCGAAGCCTGAAGCATCAGCAAGAG CAGGAAGAGTCTCGTCTCTTAGACCAGTGTCGAGCCCTGGACAATGCAGTCATCCAGTTAACTGAGTTTGTGAGAGAGAACCAGACATCACTCAATAGGGTCCTGCAGGCAGAGCAGAAGAACAG AGAAGCTCAGGAGCAGTATGAGAAGGAGAGTGTGGAGAAGTTTACCATGAAACTGCAGAATGACATTTCAGCTGTCAGGGAGTCTTTTGACAATGCACATCGGGAAGCTCgcagtgaactggaaaag ATCCAAGAAAAGAGTCAGGTCTTGGAAGAGTCCATTGGTCGGTTGGTCAGGGAAGTCAGAGACTTAAGTGACCATTTTGTTGCTTTGAGCTGGAAATTTGACCTTCAGGAACAGACCTTGAACCTGAAAATGTCTGAG GCAAGGAAGGAGTGTtcggaagaggagaaaaaagcacTAGAGAAATTCATTCAGTGGCAGAACGAAACCATAGTGCATCTTAAGGAATTACAAGAGAAAGTAGAAAGCTTCCTTAAGCAG ATAGGAGATGTGAATGACAGGTGTCTCCTCCACAGAAATGACTCTGATCAGAAAATAATCACTGAGAGCAGAACCCG ACTAATGGAGGATCTGAGAAATGCTGACCTGGAAAAGATGAGTCCCCTGCATCAATACAGGACTGTTTCCTCTCTCCAGTCAACCATCCCTGTTCTCCATCAAAG GAAAAATGAGATGAGGATAGTGAAGCAGGAATTGGCAGTAGTGCTTTCTGCCCTGCAGCTGCTCAAGGAGGACAACCCTAACAGGAAGATAGCGGAAATACAGGGCAAGCTGACTACG TTTCAGAGTCAGATAATGAAGATGGAAAACAACATACAAGACAACAAGACCATACAGAACCTGAAATTTAACACTGAAACCAAACTG AGGGTAGAAGAGATTGCTCACCTCCGGGAGAATGTGATGAAGCTATGGAGTGAGGAAGGACCCTGGACCCTGACGCTTGGTAGCAAAAGAATGCTCATGTCCCTTGTGAGACAACGATTTTTTATCAAGGATGTGGGCCCTGACGAGGTCACCCAGATAAACAGATGGGGCATTTATCAGGCAGTGAG GTGGCTGAAATGGAAAACACTTTTACTCAAGCTTTTAGCTAAGGGAAGGCCAAGGAAAGTCTTTCATCTCAGGGGTCCTAGTGGAGAAGCCTACAGATCTGGAACCTATTCATTGATCTGA
- the CCDC154 gene encoding coiled-coil domain-containing protein 154 isoform X1 — translation MSNSVTLGDLGQLLEDGLRISEPLILDEISDSSEYSLRGSSKFTVEQDSPKRWKQLEQWVADLQAEVVCLRGQKERSDQAVLSLLRELLQIRARIQVQDSELELIRDEVKQLTRIPEKEACEPSSATGQSHMELMEKRLVEVRDALTQVRRKQALQETEKKNFETELTLRLDKLNGDLKEEAEGRETACSTLLQSQEESACRTSRDIAGIQAQALQLGEEMSLKFLKREAKLCGHLQKNFMAIEKKMKVSENTRLKSEKNLWEELEVKWQKIQVLNEDHFRSLKHQQEQEESRLLDQCRALDNAVIQLTEFVRENQTSLNRVLQAEQKNREAQEQYEKESVEKFTMKLQNDISAVRESFDNAHREARSELEKIQEKSQVLEESIGRLVREVRDLSDHFVALSWKFDLQEQTLNLKMSEARKECSEEEKKALEKFIQWQNETIVHLKELQEKVESFLKQIGDVNDRCLLHRNDSDQKIITESRTRLMEDLRNADLEKMSPLHQYRTVSSLQSTIPVLHQRKNEMRIVKQELAVVLSALQLLKEDNPNRKIAEIQGKLTTFQSQIMKMENNIQDNKTIQNLKFNTETKLRVEEIAHLRENVMKLWSEEGPWTLTLGSKRMLMSLVRQRFFIKDVGPDEVTQINRWGIYQAVRWLKWKTLLLKLLAKGRPRKVFHLRGPSGEAYRSGTYSLI, via the exons ATGAGCAACTCAGTCACTCTAGGGGACCTGGGGCAGCTCCTCGAAGATGGTCTGAGGATTTCAGAACCTCTGATTCTAGATGAGATCTCTGATAGTTCTGAGTATAGCCTCAGAGGGTCTTCTAAATTCACCGTTGAACAAGACTCTCCTAAACGCTGGAAGCAATTAGAACAGTG GGTGGCAGATCTGCAAGCTGAAGTGGTTTGCCTTCGAGGGCAAAAGGAGCGTTCAGATCAAGCTGTTCTGAGTTTGTTGAGGGAGCTGCTCCAGATCCGGGCTCGGATACAGGTGCAAGACTCTGAGCTGGAGCTGATCCGTGATGAAGTGAAGCAGCTTACCAGAATACCAGAGAAGGAAGCCTGTGAG CCTTCCAGTGCTACAGGTCAGAGTCACATGGAGTTGATGGAGAAAAG GTTGGTGGAGGTCCGAGATGCCCTAACCCAAGTTAGGCGGAAACAGGCTCTccaggaaacagaaaagaagaacTTTGAGACAGAACTAACCCTCAG GTTGGATAAGCTGAATGGGGACCTAAAAGAAGAAGCTGAGGGGCGGGAAACAGCCTGCAGTACTCTGCTGCAGAGCCAAGAAGAGAGTGCCTGCCGAACTAGTCGGGATATTGCTGGGATACAG GCTCAGGCACTTCAGCTTGGAGAGGAGATGAGTCTCAAATTCCTGAAAAGAGAAGCCAAGCTTTGTGGCCACCTTCAGAAAAACTTCATGGCCATTGAGAAG AAAATGAAAGTTTCTGAGAATACAAGACTCAAATCTGAGAAGAACCTCTGGGAAGAACTGGAGGTGAAATGGCAGAAAATCCAGGTGCTAAATGAAGACCATTTCCGAAGCCTGAAGCATCAGCAAGAG CAGGAAGAGTCTCGTCTCTTAGACCAGTGTCGAGCCCTGGACAATGCAGTCATCCAGTTAACTGAGTTTGTGAGAGAGAACCAGACATCACTCAATAGGGTCCTGCAGGCAGAGCAGAAGAACAG AGAAGCTCAGGAGCAGTATGAGAAGGAGAGTGTGGAGAAGTTTACCATGAAACTGCAGAATGACATTTCAGCTGTCAGGGAGTCTTTTGACAATGCACATCGGGAAGCTCgcagtgaactggaaaag ATCCAAGAAAAGAGTCAGGTCTTGGAAGAGTCCATTGGTCGGTTGGTCAGGGAAGTCAGAGACTTAAGTGACCATTTTGTTGCTTTGAGCTGGAAATTTGACCTTCAGGAACAGACCTTGAACCTGAAAATGTCTGAG GCAAGGAAGGAGTGTtcggaagaggagaaaaaagcacTAGAGAAATTCATTCAGTGGCAGAACGAAACCATAGTGCATCTTAAGGAATTACAAGAGAAAGTAGAAAGCTTCCTTAAGCAG ATAGGAGATGTGAATGACAGGTGTCTCCTCCACAGAAATGACTCTGATCAGAAAATAATCACTGAGAGCAGAACCCG ACTAATGGAGGATCTGAGAAATGCTGACCTGGAAAAGATGAGTCCCCTGCATCAATACAGGACTGTTTCCTCTCTCCAGTCAACCATCCCTGTTCTCCATCAAAG GAAAAATGAGATGAGGATAGTGAAGCAGGAATTGGCAGTAGTGCTTTCTGCCCTGCAGCTGCTCAAGGAGGACAACCCTAACAGGAAGATAGCGGAAATACAGGGCAAGCTGACTACG TTTCAGAGTCAGATAATGAAGATGGAAAACAACATACAAGACAACAAGACCATACAGAACCTGAAATTTAACACTGAAACCAAACTG AGGGTAGAAGAGATTGCTCACCTCCGGGAGAATGTGATGAAGCTATGGAGTGAGGAAGGACCCTGGACCCTGACGCTTGGTAGCAAAAGAATGCTCATGTCCCTTGTGAGACAACGATTTTTTATCAAGGATGTGGGCCCTGACGAGGTCACCCAGATAAACAGATGGGGCATTTATCAGGCAGTGAG GTGGCTGAAATGGAAAACACTTTTACTCAAGCTTTTAGCTAAGGGAAGGCCAAGGAAAGTCTTTCATCTCAGGGGTCCTAGTGGAGAAGCCTACAGATCTGGAACCTATTCATTGATCTGA
- the CCDC154 gene encoding coiled-coil domain-containing protein 154 isoform X5 has product MSNSVTLGDLGQLLEDGLRISEPLILDEISDSSEYSLRGSSKFTVEQDSPKRWKQLEQWVADLQAEVVCLRGQKERSDQAVLSLLRELLQIRARIQVQDSELELIRDEVKQLTRIPEKEACEPSSATGQSHMELMEKRLVEVRDALTQVRRKQALQETEKKNFETELTLRLDKLNGDLKEEAEGRETACSTLLQSQEESACRTSRDIAGIQAQALQLGEEMSLKFLKREAKLCGHLQKNFMAIEKKMKVSENTRLKSEKNLWEELEVKWQKIQVLNEDHFRSLKHQQEQEESRLLDQCRALDNAVIQLTEFVRENQTSLNRVLQAEQKNREAQEQYEKESVEKFTMKLQNDISAVRESFDNAHREARSELEKIQEKSQVLEESIGRLVREVRDLSDHFVALSWKFDLQEQTLNLKMSEARKECSEEEKKALEKFIQWQNETIVHLKELQEKVESFLKQIGDVNDRCLLHRNDSDQKIITESRTRKNEMRIVKQELAVVLSALQLLKEDNPNRKIAEIQGKLTTFQSQIMKMENNIQDNKTIQNLKFNTETKLRVEEIAHLRENVMKLWSEEGPWTLTLGSKRMLMSLVRQRFFIKDVGPDEVTQINRWGIYQAVRWLKWKTLLLKLLAKGRPRKVFHLRGPSGEAYRSGTYSLI; this is encoded by the exons ATGAGCAACTCAGTCACTCTAGGGGACCTGGGGCAGCTCCTCGAAGATGGTCTGAGGATTTCAGAACCTCTGATTCTAGATGAGATCTCTGATAGTTCTGAGTATAGCCTCAGAGGGTCTTCTAAATTCACCGTTGAACAAGACTCTCCTAAACGCTGGAAGCAATTAGAACAGTG GGTGGCAGATCTGCAAGCTGAAGTGGTTTGCCTTCGAGGGCAAAAGGAGCGTTCAGATCAAGCTGTTCTGAGTTTGTTGAGGGAGCTGCTCCAGATCCGGGCTCGGATACAGGTGCAAGACTCTGAGCTGGAGCTGATCCGTGATGAAGTGAAGCAGCTTACCAGAATACCAGAGAAGGAAGCCTGTGAG CCTTCCAGTGCTACAGGTCAGAGTCACATGGAGTTGATGGAGAAAAG GTTGGTGGAGGTCCGAGATGCCCTAACCCAAGTTAGGCGGAAACAGGCTCTccaggaaacagaaaagaagaacTTTGAGACAGAACTAACCCTCAG GTTGGATAAGCTGAATGGGGACCTAAAAGAAGAAGCTGAGGGGCGGGAAACAGCCTGCAGTACTCTGCTGCAGAGCCAAGAAGAGAGTGCCTGCCGAACTAGTCGGGATATTGCTGGGATACAG GCTCAGGCACTTCAGCTTGGAGAGGAGATGAGTCTCAAATTCCTGAAAAGAGAAGCCAAGCTTTGTGGCCACCTTCAGAAAAACTTCATGGCCATTGAGAAG AAAATGAAAGTTTCTGAGAATACAAGACTCAAATCTGAGAAGAACCTCTGGGAAGAACTGGAGGTGAAATGGCAGAAAATCCAGGTGCTAAATGAAGACCATTTCCGAAGCCTGAAGCATCAGCAAGAG CAGGAAGAGTCTCGTCTCTTAGACCAGTGTCGAGCCCTGGACAATGCAGTCATCCAGTTAACTGAGTTTGTGAGAGAGAACCAGACATCACTCAATAGGGTCCTGCAGGCAGAGCAGAAGAACAG AGAAGCTCAGGAGCAGTATGAGAAGGAGAGTGTGGAGAAGTTTACCATGAAACTGCAGAATGACATTTCAGCTGTCAGGGAGTCTTTTGACAATGCACATCGGGAAGCTCgcagtgaactggaaaag ATCCAAGAAAAGAGTCAGGTCTTGGAAGAGTCCATTGGTCGGTTGGTCAGGGAAGTCAGAGACTTAAGTGACCATTTTGTTGCTTTGAGCTGGAAATTTGACCTTCAGGAACAGACCTTGAACCTGAAAATGTCTGAG GCAAGGAAGGAGTGTtcggaagaggagaaaaaagcacTAGAGAAATTCATTCAGTGGCAGAACGAAACCATAGTGCATCTTAAGGAATTACAAGAGAAAGTAGAAAGCTTCCTTAAGCAG ATAGGAGATGTGAATGACAGGTGTCTCCTCCACAGAAATGACTCTGATCAGAAAATAATCACTGAGAGCAGAACCCG GAAAAATGAGATGAGGATAGTGAAGCAGGAATTGGCAGTAGTGCTTTCTGCCCTGCAGCTGCTCAAGGAGGACAACCCTAACAGGAAGATAGCGGAAATACAGGGCAAGCTGACTACG TTTCAGAGTCAGATAATGAAGATGGAAAACAACATACAAGACAACAAGACCATACAGAACCTGAAATTTAACACTGAAACCAAACTG AGGGTAGAAGAGATTGCTCACCTCCGGGAGAATGTGATGAAGCTATGGAGTGAGGAAGGACCCTGGACCCTGACGCTTGGTAGCAAAAGAATGCTCATGTCCCTTGTGAGACAACGATTTTTTATCAAGGATGTGGGCCCTGACGAGGTCACCCAGATAAACAGATGGGGCATTTATCAGGCAGTGAG GTGGCTGAAATGGAAAACACTTTTACTCAAGCTTTTAGCTAAGGGAAGGCCAAGGAAAGTCTTTCATCTCAGGGGTCCTAGTGGAGAAGCCTACAGATCTGGAACCTATTCATTGATCTGA